Proteins encoded together in one Microcebus murinus isolate Inina chromosome 16, M.murinus_Inina_mat1.0, whole genome shotgun sequence window:
- the TMEM160 gene encoding transmembrane protein 160 codes for MGGGWWWARVARLARLRFRRSLLPPQRPRSGGARGSFAPGQGLRAGASPPPVSELDRADAWLLRKAHETAFLSWFRNGLLASGIGVISFMQSDMGREAAYGFFLLGGLCVVWGGASYAVGLAALRGPMQLTLGGAAAGVGAVLAASLLWACAVGLYMGQLELDVELVPEDDGTATAEGPDEAGRPPHE; via the exons ATGGGAGGCGGCTGGTGGTGGGCTCGGGTCGCCCGCCTGGCCCGTCTCCGCTTCCGGAGGTCGCTGCTGCCGCCCCAGCGGCCCCGGAGCGGGGGCGCCCGGGGGTCCTTCGCCCCCGGCCAGGGCCTCCGCGCCGGGGCTTCGCCGCCCCCGGTGTCCGAGCTCGATCGCGCGGACGCTTGGCTCCTGCGGAAGGCACACGAGACAG CCTTCCTTTCCTGGTTCCGCAATGGCCTCCTGGCATCGGGCATCGGCGTCATCTCCTTCATGCAGAGCGACATGGGGCGGGAAGCTGCCTATG GCTTCTTCCTGCTGGGCGGCCTGTGCGTGGTGTGGGGCGGCGCCTCGTACGCCGTGGGCCTGGCGGCGCTGCGGGGCCCCATGCAGCTGACGCTGGGGGGCGCGGCCGCGGGCGTGGGCGCCGTGCTGGCCGCCAGCCTGCTCTGGGCCTGCGCCGTCGGCCTGTACATGGGCCAGCTCGAGCTGGACGTGGAGCTGGTGCCCGAGGACGACGGGACGGCCACCGCAGAGGGCCCGGACGAGGCGGGCCGGCCGCCGCACGAGTGA